The Microbacterium sulfonylureivorans region CGTCGCGGCGGAGCATCCCCTCCCCGAACTCGGCCGCGATCGCGGCGAGCACGGACGAGCCGGGCTGCTGCACGTCGCGCACGATCTGGTCGGCGTCGACGACGACGGCACCGTGTTCGGCGAGGCGCCGGGCGATCGTGGACTTTCCGGACGCGATGCCGCCGGTGAGCGCGACGAGAGGCATGAGTCGAGGATGCCACGGCCGAAGCCCGGGCGGGTGACCGAACCTTGGGCGCTCCTGAGGTCTCACTGAGGGTGGCTTGAGGCCACCCGGGTACGTTCGGGACAACCCGAAAGAAGGCGGACCTTCACAGGGGGTCTCTGGGGAGGACAGGACGTGACACACCGACGAGCATCCGCGACGTCGGCCACCTGCCTGTCCACCCACCCGCCCGGCTCGTTCGCGAGGCGGGGTGGAGAAGTCCGCCATCGGTGCGGTGGGGTGGTGGTCGTGGGGGCGATCGCCTCCCCCTCCCGCACCACGGGGGCGCGCGCGTCGCGGCACGGGGGGGTTCGTGTCGTGAAGCGTGCGGCCTCCCGTTCCGGCGGGGCGCGCGGCCGGGATCTGTCGGATCCTGGCCGCCGCCTCTCCGGCGCACACCCCCGAGCCGCGCGATCCGCCAGGGACGTCGCCTGATGGCCGATCCCGGACGCCTGTTCCAGACCGCGTTCTGGGATATCATGACCGACGTCCAGGAGCCTGCGATCGTTTCGCCGGCACCGGAGGGTGAATCGGTGGATGAAACGCGCGTAGCCGTGGTGATCGAGGATGAGGAAGACATCCGGTCGCTGCTTTCCGCGGTGCTGGCACAGGCGGGGTTCGACGTGCACGGCGCGGCAAACGGCCAGGACGGCCTCGAGCTCGTGCTCGAGCACCAGCCGCTCGTCACGACGCTCGACGTCAACATGCCGGGCATGGACGGATTCGAGACGGCCAAGCGCATCCGCGCCGTCAGCCCGACGTACATCGTGATGCTCAGCGCCCGCACGGAGGAGATCGACGCGCTCCAGGGACTCGAGGCCGGGGCCGACGACTACGTCGCCAAGCCGTTCCGCCCCCGTGAGCTGCGTGCCCGCATCGACGCGATGCTGCGCCGCCCCCGCCACAATGTCGCCGCGGCACCGGTCATGGCCGACCCGTCCGGTCCCATCAGCGCCGCGTGGCTCGAGCACCAGGGCCTTCGACTGAACCCCGAAATGCGGATCGTCACGATCGACGGCGACGATCTCGAGCTGACCCGCAGCGAGTTCGACATCCTCGCCGACCTGCTCGCCGCCGGGCGACGCGTCCGCGGCAAGTCCGACCTCGCGCTCATGCTGCGCGGCGAGCAGTTCACGGGCGTCGAGTTCGTGAGCGACAGCGACGCGCGCGCGATCGAGGTGCACGTCGCGAACCTGCGGAGGAAGCTCGGCGAGTCGCCGACGAATCCGCGGTGGATCGAGACGGTCCGCGGCGTCGGATACCGCCTCACAGCACCCTGACCGACGCGCGAGGCGGCGAGGATCCCAGATCGGATGCCGCTATTCGGTCTCCCCCACGAGGACCGACGTCTCCACGCTCGCCGCCGCCCGGCTCGCAGCCTCTCGGGCGACGCGCTGCAGCGTCGATGCATCGTAGCCGGCGGCATCGCTCAGGGCGACCCCGACCCCGACCACGGGGATGACTCCCCCGCCCACCTTGCCGAGGTCGTCGAACAGCCCTCGGTACACGGCGCCCGCCACCCGGCGCGCCTCGGGCGCGGAGTCCACGACGACGCCCATGACGAGTCCGGTCGTACCGTCCTCGCCGACAAGCGCGTTCGACGGGGCATGACGACGCACGCCGGTGCGCCACGTCTCGGTGACGGCCCTGGCGACCTCGCTCCCGAACGCCGTCGAGATCTGGTCGAGGTCGTCGATGCGCACCGCGATCACGCCGACGACCTCGGAGCGCGACGCGGCCCGCTCGCACAGGCCGGCCAGCGCCGCGTCGAAGACGTCGCGCGAGAGGATGCCGCCCTTCGCGGTTCCGAGTCCCGCGAGCCGCAGGTAGCCGCGCATCGGAGCACGTGTGGAGCGAAGGACGGATGTCACGACGACGGCCACGATCGTGAGGATGACCGTGAGGAAGCTCGTGGGGATCGTTCCGAACGCGGTCTCGAACAGGGCACTCTCGGGGCCGGCGACGAGGAACGCCGTGGTGCGCGAGACGTAGTACAGCGACTGGAGGCCGAGGACGAACGCCAGCACCCACGCGGTGCGCGACTCGCGGAGGGCTCCGCGGACGCATTCGGCCGCCCCCGCCCCGGCGAAGACCATGAGCGCGACGAACATCCACACGGCGCCCGCCCAGTCGCCCCCGTCCGCGCCCTCCACCGCGACTGCGACGCCCGCGGCGACGATGGCTCCACCGACCAGCCACGACGACCACGCCATCGGGCTGCCGTTGAAGCGCCGGCACCCGAGCCACATGCAGCCCGTGCCGGCGACGAATGCGGCGTTGCCGACCGCGACCGCCCACCACGCGCCCGGGCTCTGCGACCAGACCATGTACGCCAGCGTGGTGAGCATGGCGGCGAGGAAGCCGAGTGCCCACACACGACCGGCACCCTCATCGCGGCGCAGCAGCGTCTCGACGATGAAGAGGATGCCGCTGACGTTGACGACCAGCGCCGTCATGATGACCACGCTCTGGAGCTCGAGGATCATGACGGGGTCCTTTCGGGTGGCGACGGGTGCGGGCGGGGCGCCGGCGGCGGCGCCCCGTGGTGCTCCGTCGCGGGGAGCTTGACGATGAAGGTCGAACCGACACCCGGCGAGCTGTGCAGCCCGATCTCACCACCGTGGGCGCGGACGATGTCGCGCGTGATCGCGAGGCCCAGGCCGGTCCCCGTCCTGCGGCCCGCCCCCGCCTTGTAGAACCGCTGGAAGAGCCGGGAGCGGTCGGCCTCACTGATGCCGACGCCGGTGTCGCGCACGAGGATCCAGGTGCTGGCACCGTCGGTCGTGGTGCCGAGGAAGACGGTGCCGCCGTCCTTGTTGTAGGTGATCGCGTTCGACACGAGGTTGTCGACCACCTGCCGGAGGCGCACCGGATCGGCCCACACCTCGGACTCCTCCAGCCCGGTGGTGTCGATCGTCACAGCGCGCGAGGCGGCGCGGGGCAGAAGTGCCTCACCCGCCGCGCGGACGATGTCGCGCGCGTCGAGGAGCTGCGGCGACATGGATGCCTCCACGGACGACGAGGACGAGCTCGACGCGGCGAGGATGTCGGCGACGATCCGCAGCAGGCGCTCGGCGTTCCGCTCGGCGATGTCGAGGTTCGCCCGGACGTGATCGGGGATGTCGGGCTCCTCGATCGCGAGGTCGAGGTAGCCGAGGATCGACGTGAGGGGGGTGCGCAGCTCGTGCGACACCGATGCGACGAGCTCGTCCCGGGCACGGAGCGCATCGAGCTCGGCCGTGACATCGCGCGAGACGACCACGGCTCCGACGTCCTCCCCGTCGGGGTCGATCAGCCGACGTGCCGTGATGCTGAGCGCCTGCCGAGGTCCCGGCTCCTCGCCGAACCACACGATCTGGCCGTCGAACGCCTCGCCGCGGAGGGCGCGCTCGACGGGGAGCTCGTCGTCGGGCAGCCTGGTGACGCCGTCGTCGCGGAACGCCGGCGCGTCGTCGTCGGCATCGTCGCCGCGGATCGCCTGCTGGAGACGCCCGTGGGCCTCGTTG contains the following coding sequences:
- a CDS encoding response regulator transcription factor — protein: MDETRVAVVIEDEEDIRSLLSAVLAQAGFDVHGAANGQDGLELVLEHQPLVTTLDVNMPGMDGFETAKRIRAVSPTYIVMLSARTEEIDALQGLEAGADDYVAKPFRPRELRARIDAMLRRPRHNVAAAPVMADPSGPISAAWLEHQGLRLNPEMRIVTIDGDDLELTRSEFDILADLLAAGRRVRGKSDLALMLRGEQFTGVEFVSDSDARAIEVHVANLRRKLGESPTNPRWIETVRGVGYRLTAP
- a CDS encoding sensor histidine kinase; translated protein: MDAAKGDEGRRGSRPSDASPRRARTVWLREDFADRTRDRTATLNQLLLSSVVFVLGVLIALDPGEVDAALFFAGVVIVMIVMGAALIIPWNRLPFGWVAVVPAIDIVAIMLMVLAAPGTAMGLLWIFPTTWLAAGFGMLGLFAVIVAIAGVIGVLTVLTAQEVEYTTLLLPLVLFAVAATSHLTARRSDAQRMLLAKQSQLLRRVLEQTRRQEQVVTEVLDAVDFGVIRVDADGRVAVTNEAHGRLQQAIRGDDADDDAPAFRDDGVTRLPDDELPVERALRGEAFDGQIVWFGEEPGPRQALSITARRLIDPDGEDVGAVVVSRDVTAELDALRARDELVASVSHELRTPLTSILGYLDLAIEEPDIPDHVRANLDIAERNAERLLRIVADILAASSSSSSSVEASMSPQLLDARDIVRAAGEALLPRAASRAVTIDTTGLEESEVWADPVRLRQVVDNLVSNAITYNKDGGTVFLGTTTDGASTWILVRDTGVGISEADRSRLFQRFYKAGAGRRTGTGLGLAITRDIVRAHGGEIGLHSSPGVGSTFIVKLPATEHHGAPPPAPRPHPSPPERTPS